The Ammospiza nelsoni isolate bAmmNel1 chromosome 10, bAmmNel1.pri, whole genome shotgun sequence genome includes a region encoding these proteins:
- the LOC132077612 gene encoding G-protein coupled receptor 55-like: protein MQNSSQWAEITNSSENCNFTAIDNLARRVQLGLSIPTFIVGLVLNVPALRVFCCFWRNQSKTSVYMVSLVLADILLVLSLPLKLYSSATEVPGLLCSFIQAPYFVNTYISIFIIVCITVDRYICIKHPFEGRAQQSPRWAVVICCFIWAVAWICSIPIFVFQKEEPMRCFHNMSSQTWSVPYIVSVEIFGFLIPLAVMVFCSAQTIWILLNTHDRREVRVIVINLVVFLVCFTPVHLGILLQCLVRQHVIVGCRVRQTISLFLQVSMTFANLNCCLDAIFYYFAAKEFYRRAQLGRVIELCDMRRHRQQWDNAPSQDTDSAVPDLAGTVPQGQGQ, encoded by the exons ATGCAGAACTCGAGTCAGTG GGCAGAAATTACCAACAGCAGTGAGAATTGCAATTTCACAGCCATTGACAACCTGGCACGGAGGGTGCAGCTGGGGCTCTCCATCCCCACCTTCATCGTGGGGCTGGTGCTCAACGTCCCGGCCCTGCGtgtgttctgctgcttttggagGAATCAGAGCAAGACCTCGGTGTACATGGTCAGCCTGGTGCTGGCAGACATCCTGCTGGTCCTCTCGCTGCCACTAAAGCTCTACTCCTCTGCCACAGAGGTGCCtggcctgctctgctccttcatCCAGGCTCCTTACTTCGTCAACACCTACATCAGCATCTTCATCATCGTCTGCATCACCGTGGACAGGTACATCTGCATTAAGCACCCCTTTGAAGGCCGAGCTCAGCAATCCCCCAGGTGGGCCGTGGTCATTTGCTGCTTCATCTGGGCAGTGGCTTGGATCTGCAGCATCCCAATTTTTGTGTTCCAGAAGGAGGAACCTATGAGATGCTTTCACAACATGTCAAGCCAGACATGGAGTGTCCCCTACATTGTTTCTGTGGAAATATTTGGGTTTCTGATCCCGCTTGCTGTGATGGTTTTCTGCTCCGCTCAAACCATCTGGATTCTCCTGAACACTCATGACAGAAGGGAGGTGAGAGTAATTGTCATCAACCTGGTGGTGTTCCTGGTGTGCTTCACACCCGTCCACCTCGGGatcctgctgcagtgcctggtgagGCAGCACGTGATCGTGGGCTGCAGGGTCAGGCAGACCATCAGCCTCTTCCTCCAGGTGTCCATGACATTTGCCAACCTGAACTGCTGCCTCGATGCCATCTTCTACTATTTTGCTGCAAAGGAATTCTATaggagagcccagctggggaGGGTCATTGAGCTGTGTGACATGCGACGGCACCGCCAGCAGTGGGACAATGCCCCTTCCCAGGACACTGACAGTGCTGTGCCTGAcctggcagggactgtgccacagggacaaggacaatGA